From a region of the Planctomycetota bacterium genome:
- the ispE gene encoding 4-(cytidine 5'-diphospho)-2-C-methyl-D-erythritol kinase, with amino-acid sequence MASHLYEPAGAVIMLETAPLDAGLTVQAPAKVNLTLRVLGRRPDGYHDLESVVAAVTLFDVLEFRASDDLHLACEGIPVSAGEDNLVLRAARLLRTESGTRAGARVRLEKRIPPGRGFGGGSADAAATLVALSALWGLNLAREDLARLGASIGSDVPFFFGSPVAILRGRGEQLEAVRARSPWWLALAWPDYGLATVDVYAALDRLAESVNGRPEATAILEALEGPASGAAALLVNDLEGAARRVRL; translated from the coding sequence TTGGCTTCGCATCTCTACGAGCCGGCAGGGGCGGTCATCATGCTCGAGACGGCACCATTGGACGCCGGACTGACGGTCCAGGCCCCGGCCAAGGTGAACCTGACGCTGCGGGTTCTCGGCCGCCGGCCCGACGGGTATCACGACCTGGAAAGCGTCGTGGCGGCCGTCACGCTGTTCGACGTGCTGGAGTTTCGCGCGTCGGACGACCTTCATCTCGCGTGCGAAGGAATCCCCGTTTCCGCCGGCGAGGACAATCTGGTGCTCCGCGCCGCCCGGTTGCTGCGGACCGAGAGCGGGACGCGCGCGGGCGCGCGGGTGCGCCTGGAGAAACGGATTCCGCCCGGCCGGGGGTTCGGCGGCGGGTCGGCGGACGCGGCCGCGACGCTCGTCGCCCTGAGCGCGCTGTGGGGTCTAAATCTCGCGCGCGAGGACCTGGCGCGCCTGGGGGCGAGCATCGGAAGCGACGTGCCGTTCTTCTTCGGCTCGCCCGTGGCGATCCTGCGCGGGCGCGGGGAACAGCTGGAGGCGGTGCGGGCGCGGTCGCCGTGGTGGCTTGCGCTCGCCTGGCCGGACTATGGCCTGGCGACGGTCGACGTGTATGCGGCGCTGGACCGCCTGGCGGAAAGCGTGAACGGCCGGCCGGAGGCGACCGCCATTCTCGAGGCCCTGGAAGGTCCGGCGTCGGGGGCGGCGGCTTTGCTCGTGAATGACCTCGAGGGGGCGGCCCGGCGCGTCCGATTA
- a CDS encoding isoprenylcysteine carboxylmethyltransferase family protein: protein MPTKAVFKLRGWLAALPVVVAFLCSYGELENDTTTWAIGGALFLAAMAVRIWAQCHLHYRLSGHKVLTVTGPYRYSRNPIYLANTAMIAALVWLMEVPWLMVPTVIWCALVYSVVVRYEESRLSANFGERYRCYMQTVPRWFGLRDTRAGDGAQAGRWLQGALWVEVHCLLFLILPALKELVV, encoded by the coding sequence ATGCCGACAAAGGCCGTGTTTAAGTTGCGGGGGTGGTTGGCGGCGCTACCCGTCGTCGTCGCTTTCTTGTGTTCCTACGGCGAACTTGAGAATGACACAACGACTTGGGCGATCGGCGGAGCGTTGTTTCTGGCGGCGATGGCGGTTCGGATATGGGCCCAGTGCCATCTGCACTATCGTCTGAGTGGTCACAAGGTCCTCACCGTGACTGGGCCGTACCGCTATAGCCGCAATCCGATTTACCTGGCGAACACGGCGATGATCGCGGCGTTGGTATGGTTGATGGAGGTCCCTTGGCTGATGGTTCCTACGGTGATTTGGTGCGCGCTCGTTTACTCGGTAGTCGTTCGTTACGAGGAGAGTCGCCTGTCGGCCAACTTCGGCGAGCGCTACCGGTGTTACATGCAGACGGTTCCCCGGTGGTTCGGCCTGCGGGACACGCGGGCCGGCGACGGCGCCCAGGCCGGTCGTTGGCTTCAGGGTGCCCTTTGGGTTGAAGTCCACTGCCTGTTGTTCCTCATCCTTCCTGCGCTCAAGGAACTGGTGGTCTGA